GTTCTTTGCATCGCTGGAGACCAGGGGAAGGCCGTGAGAATCGGCCACAGTTGCGCTGCGGTATCGCATCACAAACCTCCACCGCGCCCGTCGAGGGCGTGGGCAGAGCCAATCGATTCAGATCGATGAAGGCGGAGGCGAGGCGCTGGCGGTTGCTGAACAAGCATTCGCCGGCACATATGCGGAGTCCGAACATCCTGCCTCCGGCGCTCACGCAGCCGGTGCGAAAATGCGCGGATCGGCTGTGACTCCTTCATCGCATCAATGAAGCGTGAGAGTTCGAGGGAATCCGTTTTATCCGGAGGCCTCTGCTCTTGCCATAGAAAGCAGTCCTCCATGCACCATCAGACGGGTGCCCGCCTTGCGGGCATTTTCCGTGCCGGCGTGCCGGCACTTTTCCCAATCGCGTTTGCGGCGTCGACCGTGAATGCCGCCAATGCGGGTGTTTCAGCCGCCCAGCGCGTCGCCTGGCTTGACCCCTATGTTGTCACGGCCACCAGGACGCCGGCTTCACCCCGGTCCATTGGAAGCGTCGTCGATGTGATCAGTGCGGCGGATCTCGAACGCCGCCAGGTCTCCTCATTTGCGGAGGCGCTTGCCGCCGCGAACGTTCCCGTGCTGGCGTCGGGTCAGCGGGGGGCATCAACCTCCATTTTCCTCCGCGGGGCGAATTCCAATCAGACGCTCTTCCTCGTGGACGGCCTGCGCTTCAACGATCCAAACACCGATTACGCGGTGACGCTTGGCGGGAGCTGCGTGTCCGCATGCGACAGCCTTGAGATTTCGCATGGCCCGCAGAGCACGCTTTATGGCGGCGAGGCGGTGGGCGGAGTAATCTCCCTGCGCAGCCAGCGTGGCGCCGGTCAGGGCAGCTCAAAGGTTGCCGTCGAGGGAGGCAGCTTTGGCACGATTCAGGGGGCCTTGTCCTCGCAGGGCGAACGGGCGGACGGATGGGCGTACAATGTCGCCGTCCAGGGCGGCGTCACGGAAAACGACCGCATCAACAATGATTTCAGGAGCGGCAATCTCACCGCCCGGGTGGACCGCACGGTCTCGGAATCGCTGGCCCTGGGTGCGACCCTGCGCGGATTTCAGGGAGTCTACGGGTCCCCGGGAAGCCGGTTCACGGACGATCCGGACAATGAGGAGCGCGAGTCGAACTGGCTTGGGACTGTATTTGCTGATTGGATACACAGCCGGAGGCTGCGCACGCATGTCGTTGCGGGCGGACAAGACCGACGCTTTGTTTCGGAGAATCCAACGGCCGGGCGGCCGACCTCGACGACGATCGTCAAGAACCGCCGCGCGGTGATCGACTGGCAGACGACCTTTGACGGACTGAATGCGCATCGCATCACGGGAGGTTTCACCGGGGAGGCGAATCACACGCTGAACACGGGTTTTGGCGCGATTGACGACAGCCAGCACCTGCTCGCCTTTTTTCTGCAGGACGAGTTCACGCCCGTCGAGAAACTGCACCTCACGGCGGGATTGAGGCACGACGATTTCGACACCTTTGGACGGCACACGACCGGAAAGGCATCGGCCGCCTGGCTCGTGCTGGATGGAAGGCTGAAGCTGCGGGGAAGCTGGGGGACGGCGTTTCGGTCGCCGAGTTTCCTGGACCTCTATGGACAGAGCGCCTTCTACGTGGGAAATCCGCATCTTCGGCCGGAGCGCGCGCGGGGAGGGGATGTCGGCCTCGACTGGTACCTGGCTGACGATCGGGGAACGGTGAGTGTCACGTGGTTTCAGACACGATTTCGCGATCTGATTGTATCGGACTTTTCCCAGATGCCCAGTTCCGTGGCGAACGTCGGCAGGGCTGAGACGCGCGGAGCTGAGCTGTCGATGAAGTGGGCGGTGTCCGAAGGTGCGCAGCTTCAGTTGGGCTACACCTATCTCGAGGCGGACAATGAGTCGAGCGGACGACGCCTGCTCCGGCGTCCACGCCACAGCGGCAACATTGATCTCTGGCGCGATTTCGGCGGCGGTTTCAGCGCGGGGGCCGGACTGCGCGTCGTGAGCGGACGGGAGGACGTTCATGCCGCGACGTTTGCCACGATCGATGGCGAGGATTACTCAGTCGCCCGAATCTACGCGGCATGGGAGGTGACCGAACGCCTGACGATCAAGGCGCGAGTCGAGAACGTGTTCGACGAACGCTACGAGGAGGTTCACGGCTATCCGCAGCTGCCGGTGGGAGGCTTTGCGGGCGTTGAATGGCGGTTCTGATTGATTGCGCGTGGCGGGATCAGTCGGCGAAACTCAGCCTGCTGTTGCTGCTCAGGTAGTCGGTGATCGCCTGCGCGAAAATCAGGCCGAACTCGGCCCGCTTCTTTTCGCCCATTCCAGAGATGCCTTTCATGGCGTCGACGGTCGCTGGGTAGAGGCGGGCCATTTGTCGCAGGGTGGCGTCCCCGAAAATCACGTAGGCGGGAACTTTTTTCTCGTCCGCAAGACGCTTCCTCAGGGCCCGCAACTGCGAGAAGAGGATGTCGTCGCAGGCAATCTCACCCTGTCGCGGCACGGTGATGCGCGTGACCTTGGGGGCCGCCGGAGCCTGGCTCAGCAGGATTGTCTGCCGGGATTTCAGTGCCTCGCGACCCGGGGCGCTGAGCTCCAGCGTGGCGAATTCGCCCGCGCTCCGCTCGAGGTAGCCTCGTCTGAGGAGCTCCCGGCCGACGCGTGTCCATTCGCTTCGCGGGAGCTCGCTGCCTATGCCGTAGGTGGAGAGCTGGCGGTGATTCCAACGCTGGATCTTTTCAGTGTCGGCGCCGGAAAGCACGTCGGCGATGTGGTTGATGCCAACCCCGAATCCGCTGGCCTGATGAATGCGGTAGACGCATGAGAGGAATTTCTGTGCTACCAGCGTGCCGTCGTAGGTGGAAGGGGGATCCTGGCAGTTGTCGCAGGCGGCGCAGGTTTCGAGGGAAAAAGTCTCCCCAAAATAGGAGAGAATGTCGCGGCGGCGGCAGGTGGTGGACTCGGCGAAGGACACCATCTGGCGCAATTGTGCCCTTGCGACCTGCTGCTCTATGGGATCGGTGATCGCCTCTATGAAATGATTCTGACGGGCGATGTCGCCTGCGCTGAAAAGCAGCAGGCAGTCGCCGGGAAGTCCATCGCGCCCGGCCCGCCCTGTTTCCTGATAGTAGCTTTCGAGGTTTTTCGGAAGATCGTGGTGAACGACCCAGCGGACGTTCGGTTTGTTGATGCCCATGCCGAAGGCGATGGTCGCGCAGATTATCGTCACCTCGTCGCGGAGGAATTTTTCCTGGTTGCGAGTCCGCTCCTCCGCGCTGAGACCCGCGTGATACGGGCGGGCATTGAGTCCGCGGCCGTTGAGCGAATCGGCGAGGCGCTCGCAGGTGGCGCGACTGCCGCAGTAGACGATGCCGCTTTCGCCCTGCCGCTTGCGGATGAAATCGACGACCTGTCGGGTCGGCTCATCCTTCGGAATCACCCGGTAGGTCAGGTTGGGTCGGTTGAAACTTGCGACAAAGACGTCCGGCGAACGCAGGCGCAGGTGATTGATGATGTCAGCCCGAACGCGCTCCGTGGCGGTCGCGGTGAGCGCCATGAATGGGGTGTCGGGCACAAGGTCGCGCAGCCGCGAAACCTGCCGGTAGTCGGGACGAAAATCATGACCCCATTCCGAGATGCAATGGGCTTCGTCGATTGCGATGAATTCAACGTTCCAGGTCCGGAGGTTTTCCTGCCAGTTGTCGAGCATGAGGCGTTCTGGCGAGACGTAGAGCAGCCGCCACTCGTTGCGATGGAGCCCCGCGAGCCGCGACCGCGCCTCGTCGGCGCCCAGGGTGGAATTGAGAAAGGTCGCGGGCACACCCATGGCCTGCAGTTGATCGACCTGATCCTTCATCAGTGCGATCAATGGTGAAACCACCACGGTCAGACCGGGGCGGACGAGTGCGGGAAGCTGAAAGCAAAGCGACTTGCCACCTCCGGTGGGAAGCAGGGCGAACACATCGCGGCCAGCGAGCGAGGCCTCGATGATTTCGCGCTGCAGGGGGCGGAAGCGATTGTAACCAAATGTGGTGGCGAGAGTGTGAAGCAGTTCGGGCACGATGAAGTCCGCGTATGAAACGCGGCCTTGAGCACGGCACAAAGAAGACAGCAGTCGAGCACGCAAATTGGCCGAATCGGGGCGGCCGCCGGCTGCATCGGCCGGCCTGTCGTTGCCTGCGGAAGGTCAGGCGTACGCGATCGACTCGCAGCCGTACACGGGTCTCGATGAGACAAAATAGTCCCTGCCGACATCCGTTTGACTCTGACGGTCAAATTCCGGGGCGCATTCAGCGATGAGTTTGCGAAGGTTTTCCCGGGCCCGGGCGATGCGGCTCTTGACTGTGCCGACATTGATTCCGAGCGTGCGCGCGATGTCCTCGTAGGGCAGATGCAGCGTATTGCGCATCGTGAGGATTTCGCGTTGGCGTGCATCGAGCTTCTCCATGCAGGAGGCGATCAGGTCGGCGAATTCATTGGTCACCGTCTCCTGCGCGGGATCGCCGCGGTCAGCGGCTATGAAGTCGCCCAACGTCGCCCCAGTTTCCTCACCGAAAGGTCGATCGATGGAAATGCTGTCCTGCCGGCGTCGTCGGAAGAAATACCAATAGCGATTGCGGGCGAGATTGAGGGCGATGCGGTAGAGCCAGGTGGCCAGTGAAGAGTCACCGCGAAAGTTTGCGAGTCCGCGGTGCACTCGGAGGAAGGTGTCCTGGGCGATTTCCTCGGCGTCGGCGCGGTTCCGCAGCAGATTCAAAGCGAGACCCATGATCCTGCCATAGTAGCGGTTCATGATTTCGGTGAACGCCGTTTCGTCGCCCGTGGTGAAGCGTTTGACAAGAGCAGCGTCGAAGGCGGCCTCGGCCTTCGTCTCAGGCTGGGTGCGTTCGCGGTCTGCGGTTGCGACTTTGGCACCGGGCGTTGGATGTGCGATGGATGCCTGTCGGTTGGGCTCCGGATTGGAGAATATCTGACGTGCGGAGCGTGAAGGCTTCTGAGGCTGATTTGTGAGTGTGGCGGACATGGCGTGGCGCGCTGCGGATTGAAGCGGAAATGGGCTCGGAATGCCCAACGCGCCTGTAACTCAATCCGTGCCATCACCCATCGCGCATGCGTAAATATACCGCCTCAAAACGCTTACCGAGCTGCCTGTGATTATTCAGTGCGCAGAAAGCGTGCAATCTGAGCGACGCTTGCGCGCCGTTCTTGCAGAATGCATGACGGGGCGCCCAACAACCCGCGCAATCAGCCTTTGGGCTCACCAGCTCCGGGCGCACCTGTCTTTTCCGGCTGGAGGAAAATGCCCTTGAGTGGATGGAGATCCAGAAGGTTGCTATGCCAGCCCTTCACCTCGGGTCGCTGCAGATTGTTCCGCACGTAGAAGTAGATCGGCAATATGGGATTTTCCGCGGCGATGATTTCCTCGCAGCGCTGGAATGCGGCAAAACGTTCGGTGTCGTTCGGCGCCAATTCCGCCGCGGCAATCAGGCGGTCATATTCGGCGTTCGACCATCCGGTCTGATTGTTGCCGTTGTCCGTGGTCATTGTGTCGAGGAAGGTGCTGGGATCCAGGTAGTCGCCCACCCAGGCGTAGCGGGCGATCTGATACGACAGGGTCCGCATGGTTTCCACGTAGACCTTGGCTTCCTGATTGAAGAGGGAGACTTCTATGCCCAATTCGCGGCGCCACATCTGCTGGATGGCCTCGGCGATCTGCCGGTGCCCCTCGCTGGTGTTGTACAACAACTCCATGCGTGGGAAGCCCCTGCCGCCAGGAAAGCCCGCGTCGGCAAGAAGCTGGCGAGCCTGCACGGGATCGTACGGGACATCGGCCCTGGCCGTGAAACCTGCAATATTTGGTGGTGTGAGATGACCCGCGGGAATCTGCCCTCCCTTTGTGACGTGCTCGACGATCTGCCGGCGATTCACCGCCAGCGTGAGCGCGCGGCGCACGCGGGCATCATTGAGGGGAGGCTTCGTGACATTGAACCTGTAGAAGTAGGTGGCCAGCATCGGGTCCTGATTGAGCATCAGCCGGAGAGCGGGATCGTTTCGATACACGGCGATCTTTTCGATGGGTATGCTGGAGGTGATGTGCAACTGGCCGGCGCGGAACATGGATTCCTCGGTCGAGGTGTTCTCGATGGGAAAAAAGACGACGGACTCCAGCTTGACCCGATCCCGATCCCAGTAGGTCGCGGATTTTTTCATGCGGATCAGCTTGTTCGGCATCCATTCGGCGAGCGTGAAATAACCGTTGCCGATGAAATTTCCGGGTCGCGTCCACGCCGAGCCTCGTTCGTAGGTCCGCCCAAATTTCTCCAGTGTGGGCCGATGCACCGGGTACCATGCCGCATGGCAGACGAGCTTGGGAAGATACGGCACGGGATGCGTCAGCGTCAGGACGAGCGTGTGCGGATCGGGCGCCTTTGCGCCCACAGTTGAGAAGTCGGATGTCTCCCGTTTGTAGTAGGCCTCTCCATTCTTGAGAATGAAGAGCATGCCAGCGTACTCCGCGCCCAGGCTGGGCGTGAGCATGCGCTGATACGACCAGACAAAATCATTTGCGGTGACGGGGTCGCCGTTTGACCAGACGGCGTTTTGGCGAAGGTGAAACGTCCAGGTCAGCTTGTCGTCGGAAACATTCCAGCCTTCAGCGACGGCCGGCACGGGCTCGCAGGTGCGTGCGTCGTATTGCGCGAGCCCCTCGATCAATGCCATGATCAGATTGAAAGTCTGCTGGCTGTCGGCGATCTGCGGATCAAGATCGTTGGGCTCGCTGAAATTGCCGACGAGAAGGGTCTGCGTGCGGTTGCCGAGTTCGACAGCGGATTCGCGTGGCGCGCACCCCAAAAACAGGAGCGGGAATGCGCCGATGGCGATTCCCGCAGCCAGAAACCCAGACGAGAAGCTCCGGTGCCTCACGGTGCCGGGCTGGCGGAGGGGACCTCTCGAAGTCTTGATTCAATCGTGTTCATGCGCGCGACGAGATCAGCCTCGATCTTCTTTCGGTCGGTGCTGTTGACGATGCTCATCTTGGAGACATCCTTGATGACATTCGCGGGAAGCGTCAGCAGCCGGGTCAGCACACCCTGGTCCTTGAAGGTGCTGAGGTAGAGGGCGGTGACCTCATGTGAGAGCGAAAGCGATTCCCTCGCGACGGCCTGTGTGGCTGCGAGGTCGTTGTGCAGCTTCTGATTCTTTGCCAGTTCGGCGGTGAGAAGATTGCCGACTTGATCGGAAATCCGCTGGCTGTAGCCGCTGATGGCGTCGCGCGTGAGCGATTGATCGGAAGCCATCTGCTCGAGGATGGGCTGGATGCGCGTGGCAAGGCGGTCGCCTACCTTGTCGACCTGTTCATTCTGCTGAGCTTCCGCCTCCTCGGGAGTCTTGGGGAGCGCATTGTAAGGTTGGATCTTCACCGCGATGGCCTCGGCGAGCTTGTTGACGCGCTCCTCGGCGGCCTTGGACATTTCCGCATCGGTCATGAAAACATCGGCGGAGCGTTTCGAGATGGCATCCTTGAGGATGCCGTTCACGGCATCGATCTGCCGCCGGCTTTCATCGGCCGCGGCACGGATTTCCGCGTTGGTTTGTTCCCGCACGACCGCGAGTTCGCGCTGCTGTGCTGCAATGGTTTCTGAAATCGTGCGTTTATGCAGCCAGTAGGCTGCGCCGCCGATGATCAACACGGTGATGATCACGGCCGGAAGTTGTTCTTTAAGTTTTTGCCACATGGAGGTTTGGAGGGGACTATCGGAGTTTAGCGCAGACCGAAGCGAATGCAATGCCGCGGTGCATGCGGAAAAGGCGTTGTTTTTGGAACCGCAAACCACACCTTCGCCGCATGGGTCTCAATCGGGCAGAGCAAACGCTTTCTGATTACGTTCTGACACATGTGGATGAGAGACAGTATTGGCAGGAGAAGGTTCGAGAGGTCTGTCGAAATTTTTCTGATGAGCACGAAGCAGCCCGCCGGTTGGAGGCAGCAATCAAGGTCTATTTTCGCGAACGAGCGTCAGTGGTGAGGGAATTGGGAGAGGTTGCCGCCCGAGAAGGGTTGACGGCAGTCAGCCTGCGCACGCTTGCCGAATACTGGATTCGCGTCTGGACGGTTCCGCGCAAGAAAGTCGTCCGAAGTCGATCGATTATGGATCGAATTGATCTACAATGATTAACGGTGAAAAGCCAACGGGCAAACCGCGATCGGGCGTGCCTCCTATGCACGACGGGTTGAATCGGTGTTTGCTGCAGCGACGGACGAAAAATGTCATAGGGCGCTTACCAAGAGCTAGTTGTGTATATCGCGCAGAAATCTTAAAACACTTCGAACGTTTCTGAGGCACCAGCGTCTTTCTTTATGGTTCTGGTTATAACTTCTCCCGCTTAGCGGGAGATTTGGGGTAACAAAGAAAGCAATGGGCGGACTGCTTAGGGGTAGGCAGCCCGCCCTCTTTTTTTGTCCGAATAGCGGGATGTCTTCGCGAGAAGATGGGATGCGCATGCCGCGCTGACGCGTCGATTTTTCGTGTAAACCGTTGCTGCTTCAAATTCCTGCATCGTTGGTGAAGTCGAACATCGACACTCCCCTGGCGGCAGGATATCCCCATGTTATTCACAAAGCGATGGAACACTTGAGCGGGACTCCTGCCCTTGAATCGCAACCTGAGGTTTCCACGAAGATCAAGACCTTCGTCCTGGATACCAATGTTCTCCTCCATGATCCTCAATCGATCTTCAATTTTGAGGACAACAACCTCGCCATACCGGTCGAGGTGCTCGAGGAATTGGATGCCATCAAGACTGAGCAGTCGACCGAGCGCGGGAGGAATGCGCGTCGCGTGCATCGCATCCTGCAGGAACTTCTTCCCGATTCGCGTTCGATGCTGGAGGGGGTGCGGCTTCCCAACGGCGGCACGCTTTCGGTCATCATCAATCGCTATTTGATCGAGAATCGAAATGACACGCCGGCGATGCTGCGACTCCGCGCGATCCTGCCGGATCTGACGAAGAAGGACAATCGCATCATTGCCTGCGCGCTGTTCGTTCAGGAGCAGTTTCCTCCTCCAACGATACTCGTGACGAAGGATGTCAATGTTCAGCTCAAGGCGCGTGCCGTCGGTCTGGAATCCGAGGATTACCTGAACGACAAGGTGCCGGAGGTCGATGAACAGTCCTATCGGGAGATTCCCGTCAGCATTTATGAGATGCAGCGTTTCTGTTCCGAGGGTGAGCTCGACATTGGAATCGGATCGACGGAAGGACTGCACTTGAATGAATACGTCCTGCTGCGATCGGACCAGGACAAGACGATGCCCGCCCGCTGGTTCGGAGATGGGCTCGTGCGGCGATTGAAGATTCCCGAATTCGTGAAGGCGCCGGGCGGCATACCAATCCGCGCGCGCAATCTTGAGCAGCAGTTCTTCATGGATGCCCTGCTTGATGACAGCATTTCACTGATCACCTGCTTTGGTAAGGCCGGCACGGGCAAGACGCTGCTTTCAACAGCCTGCGCCCTGCATCAGACCTGCGATGAAAGTGGACGGTATGACGGCCTGTCGATTTCCCGTCCGGTCTTTGCCCTGGGGAAGGATATTGGCTACCTGCCGGGCTCCCTGGAGGAGAAGATGAAGCCCTGGCTGCAGCCCTATCACGACGCCCTTGAAGTGCTGATTCCTTCAAAGCCCCTGAAGGAACCTCAGTTCGCAACCAAGAAGGTCGCAAAGAAGAAGGCGAAGAAACGCGAGTCGGTGATGGCCATGATGGCCGCGCAGTCATCTACGAACGGGAGCCAGCCCAGCACTCTTTCGACGCCGGCCACGCCAATGAAGCCCTATGAACGGCTTCTTCGCTCCGGGATAGTTGAGATTGAGGCGCTGGCGTTCATCCGAGGACGGTCGATCGCGCGCCGCTTCTTCATTCTCGACGAGGCGCAGCAACTGACGCCGCACGAGGTCAAGACCGTGATCACGCGCATAAGCGAGGGTTCGAAAATTGTCCTGATCGGCGATCCGGCGCAGATTGACAATCCGTATGTCGATGCGCGCAGCAACGGGCTGGTCTATGCCCACAATCGCATGAAGGGACAGGCCCTTCATGCGCATGTGCAGCTCACGAAGGGCGAGCGATCGAAACTGGCGGAGCTTGCGGCGGACCTGCTCTGACAACGGAAGTGCGCGCCCGCCAGCTGGCGCCATCAAGCGTCCGCTTCCGCTTCCCGCGCCATGAGCCAGAGCAGATCGGCAAGCCGGTTTGCAATCTGGAGCAGCAGCGGCCTGACTGCGTCACCGCGTTCATCCACCAGCGCGACGAGCCTGCGTTCGGCCCGACGAGCCGTCACGCGAGCCATCTCAAGGGCAGCCGAATGCGGGTTGGCACCGGGGGACGCCCAGCCGTCGAAGCGAAGATTGCGCGCCTCAATGGCTGCAATGTCCGCATCAATGCGGGCGAGCGTGCCTTCATTGACCTTGGGAAAATTCGACGAGGCATACCGCGCCGCGTCAGCGGGATCGCAGGCGATTTCCCCCATGAGCGCGATGAGATCCGATTGCAGCGCGATCAGGTTGTTCCGGCGGCTCTGCACGGCGCAGTTCGCCTTCGCCACGCCGAGAGCGACATTCAGTTCATCGAATGCCCCCACTGCTTCAATGCGTGGATGCGATTTCGAGACACGCTGCCCGTAGATGAGTCGTGTCCTGCCGTCGTCGCCGGTGCGTGTTGCGATCGATGCCGCCATTGT
This window of the Opitutaceae bacterium genome carries:
- a CDS encoding peptide ABC transporter substrate-binding protein, whose protein sequence is MALIEGLAQYDARTCEPVPAVAEGWNVSDDKLTWTFHLRQNAVWSNGDPVTANDFVWSYQRMLTPSLGAEYAGMLFILKNGEAYYKRETSDFSTVGAKAPDPHTLVLTLTHPVPYLPKLVCHAAWYPVHRPTLEKFGRTYERGSAWTRPGNFIGNGYFTLAEWMPNKLIRMKKSATYWDRDRVKLESVVFFPIENTSTEESMFRAGQLHITSSIPIEKIAVYRNDPALRLMLNQDPMLATYFYRFNVTKPPLNDARVRRALTLAVNRRQIVEHVTKGGQIPAGHLTPPNIAGFTARADVPYDPVQARQLLADAGFPGGRGFPRMELLYNTSEGHRQIAEAIQQMWRRELGIEVSLFNQEAKVYVETMRTLSYQIARYAWVGDYLDPSTFLDTMTTDNGNNQTGWSNAEYDRLIAAAELAPNDTERFAAFQRCEEIIAAENPILPIYFYVRNNLQRPEVKGWHSNLLDLHPLKGIFLQPEKTGAPGAGEPKG
- a CDS encoding sigma-70 family RNA polymerase sigma factor, giving the protein MSATLTNQPQKPSRSARQIFSNPEPNRQASIAHPTPGAKVATADRERTQPETKAEAAFDAALVKRFTTGDETAFTEIMNRYYGRIMGLALNLLRNRADAEEIAQDTFLRVHRGLANFRGDSSLATWLYRIALNLARNRYWYFFRRRRQDSISIDRPFGEETGATLGDFIAADRGDPAQETVTNEFADLIASCMEKLDARQREILTMRNTLHLPYEDIARTLGINVGTVKSRIARARENLRKLIAECAPEFDRQSQTDVGRDYFVSSRPVYGCESIAYA
- the recQ gene encoding DNA helicase RecQ — translated: MPELLHTLATTFGYNRFRPLQREIIEASLAGRDVFALLPTGGGKSLCFQLPALVRPGLTVVVSPLIALMKDQVDQLQAMGVPATFLNSTLGADEARSRLAGLHRNEWRLLYVSPERLMLDNWQENLRTWNVEFIAIDEAHCISEWGHDFRPDYRQVSRLRDLVPDTPFMALTATATERVRADIINHLRLRSPDVFVASFNRPNLTYRVIPKDEPTRQVVDFIRKRQGESGIVYCGSRATCERLADSLNGRGLNARPYHAGLSAEERTRNQEKFLRDEVTIICATIAFGMGINKPNVRWVVHHDLPKNLESYYQETGRAGRDGLPGDCLLLFSAGDIARQNHFIEAITDPIEQQVARAQLRQMVSFAESTTCRRRDILSYFGETFSLETCAACDNCQDPPSTYDGTLVAQKFLSCVYRIHQASGFGVGINHIADVLSGADTEKIQRWNHRQLSTYGIGSELPRSEWTRVGRELLRRGYLERSAGEFATLELSAPGREALKSRQTILLSQAPAAPKVTRITVPRQGEIACDDILFSQLRALRKRLADEKKVPAYVIFGDATLRQMARLYPATVDAMKGISGMGEKKRAEFGLIFAQAITDYLSSNSRLSFAD
- a CDS encoding TonB-dependent receptor, with the translated sequence MHHQTGARLAGIFRAGVPALFPIAFAASTVNAANAGVSAAQRVAWLDPYVVTATRTPASPRSIGSVVDVISAADLERRQVSSFAEALAAANVPVLASGQRGASTSIFLRGANSNQTLFLVDGLRFNDPNTDYAVTLGGSCVSACDSLEISHGPQSTLYGGEAVGGVISLRSQRGAGQGSSKVAVEGGSFGTIQGALSSQGERADGWAYNVAVQGGVTENDRINNDFRSGNLTARVDRTVSESLALGATLRGFQGVYGSPGSRFTDDPDNEERESNWLGTVFADWIHSRRLRTHVVAGGQDRRFVSENPTAGRPTSTTIVKNRRAVIDWQTTFDGLNAHRITGGFTGEANHTLNTGFGAIDDSQHLLAFFLQDEFTPVEKLHLTAGLRHDDFDTFGRHTTGKASAAWLVLDGRLKLRGSWGTAFRSPSFLDLYGQSAFYVGNPHLRPERARGGDVGLDWYLADDRGTVSVTWFQTRFRDLIVSDFSQMPSSVANVGRAETRGAELSMKWAVSEGAQLQLGYTYLEADNESSGRRLLRRPRHSGNIDLWRDFGGGFSAGAGLRVVSGREDVHAATFATIDGEDYSVARIYAAWEVTERLTIKARVENVFDERYEEVHGYPQLPVGGFAGVEWRF
- a CDS encoding cob(I)yrinic acid a,c-diamide adenosyltransferase, whose product is MAASIATRTGDDGRTRLIYGQRVSKSHPRIEAVGAFDELNVALGVAKANCAVQSRRNNLIALQSDLIALMGEIACDPADAARYASSNFPKVNEGTLARIDADIAAIEARNLRFDGWASPGANPHSAALEMARVTARRAERRLVALVDERGDAVRPLLLQIANRLADLLWLMAREAEADA
- a CDS encoding PhoH family protein, whose protein sequence is MEHLSGTPALESQPEVSTKIKTFVLDTNVLLHDPQSIFNFEDNNLAIPVEVLEELDAIKTEQSTERGRNARRVHRILQELLPDSRSMLEGVRLPNGGTLSVIINRYLIENRNDTPAMLRLRAILPDLTKKDNRIIACALFVQEQFPPPTILVTKDVNVQLKARAVGLESEDYLNDKVPEVDEQSYREIPVSIYEMQRFCSEGELDIGIGSTEGLHLNEYVLLRSDQDKTMPARWFGDGLVRRLKIPEFVKAPGGIPIRARNLEQQFFMDALLDDSISLITCFGKAGTGKTLLSTACALHQTCDESGRYDGLSISRPVFALGKDIGYLPGSLEEKMKPWLQPYHDALEVLIPSKPLKEPQFATKKVAKKKAKKRESVMAMMAAQSSTNGSQPSTLSTPATPMKPYERLLRSGIVEIEALAFIRGRSIARRFFILDEAQQLTPHEVKTVITRISEGSKIVLIGDPAQIDNPYVDARSNGLVYAHNRMKGQALHAHVQLTKGERSKLAELAADLL